Part of the Solanum pennellii chromosome 10, SPENNV200 genome is shown below.
AAGAAGGCCTCCTCAAAACAAGCCCAACAAGAAGGTGGTGCATCATCATCTCAACCCTCCTTCCACTAATCAAACCAACTCCTATCTATACTCTTCAATTGATATGCAGCTAGCATAACACTCTCTGTATTAGCAACATGCATCACATAAAATACCATTTTCAGCTCCTCAATGAAGTTCTCCGGATCATTCATAGTGATTGAACCAATGAAGCTTGGAGGAGTCATTCTTAAAAACTCAAAGATACTTTTAGTATCAACTACCACCTGCCTATATCCCCTCTGTTTCCCAAACTGATTAGTAAGAACTTGACTGAGCATTCTTGTTTCCTCTCTAAACTCGACATCAGTAAGTTCTCCTTGGGGTTTCACCTCAGGTGCATTGGGTATCCCTTGCTTACGAGATTTAACATTCCTCCTATATAGACGACCTCTGACTGTTCTTTGTAGAGTCATGATTATCTGAAACACGTGCAAGCAAGAATTAGAGGGAAACATTTTAGAGATTAAACTCTAACGCATGAAATGAATACGAAAGAAGTGAATAAATTCCTAAAGGTTGTATCCTTTTAATTATAGATGTGAACCTTTCACAttgataactaggactctataGACACAGCTTCATATAATCCCTAGGACTTTTGAATTATGGGCTCTATTACCATATTTGTCaagccccgagcctacaccatAGGTGGGActggcactcgagaaccatttgtccccaagtgaacccttagcttgacttacttactcagcggaagacttaaactcaaaGATAAGTTCATTTAATTACTTAAAGAAATAATATCTTAGCCAAAATGACAACTCAAGCCTTAAACGATACGACAGAAATCTATAAGACTAAAGAACTATAACAATATATCTATAAATCCTCTAAAAACAAGAGGATGGATGTTGAGACAAatcccacaacatcctaattaACTAAAACTAGAAAGCAATGAAAACGGATCGTCCAGAttgcaaggaggctcactaaCTAACTCTAAACTGCTCATTGGATCAACTGTGCGCTGGAACACATCAAAATACAATGATGGCAAACTGATAtcattacattgaatgtacgagtatacTAGTTAGAAAGTTAAtacaacataggcttgaaataaatatgaaagaaactaaAGAACTTACTTGGCACAACTAAACAtaactaaactcatttcaaaataaagaagtttaaaacaagtgcaatataaagaaaaattgtttaaaacatgatgtcaactctacgtgtattaaaagataaaaataacttttagatGTACTTAACAATACAAATAAATCGacgtatataaaataaaaaatactgtTGAGGTAGTTTCTCTAACAgacaaccatcacataagagtTATTGTGATGATACAATAATTTTTGTCGCGCTGCCAGAGCATCCTGTGCCCTGCCAAATGTATAGGACATGAATAACTCCACTAGTGTCCGCAAAAaagattcatctaaaaagtatgagccttttctacccatgatggctacatggtttataagGTTGATAGTTTTCTGAACTCTCcccatatcgatgctcaatactactctcaaaaataaatattacattatattatattagttcttcatatttaaaacatacttcttctATAATTTGATCTTAGTGCTCAAAAACTTAGCTCGAAGGCTATCATGGAAATCAAAGCTTCCCCTCTTGCTACATTTAAACAACCATTACTTTTTTCCTAAAACAGCCAGAAGGCTCTTTTCAAATCTCAGTTTCAGTTACTATTTAAATGTGACatcattttaaagatttttgggaatacttagtccccatataacttttaagaaatgaacttcGACTTTACTCTTTGCTGAACTCAAAacataagtcttaaaacaaagtcaaTACTTTTGCGAAAGACTTTTGGAAAACATTATGAACTGCTGGTAACTGGaatcttgactttgatcttaacaaCTTTTGACTTGATTCTTGACCAATCCTTGAATAGAATTATGGATTAAggattctaattttttattggaAAGATCTCATCAAGTTTATGATGATTTTAGATAGCTAATAATGAGAAAATaccaaaaattgaaatatgaaaaaatgggTCCACAACGCGgagtatattttaaaatttggttTCTAAAATGGATTTTGATACAGAACACTCTGTGTTATCTCTGTGACATGaaacaaaaacattttaatCAGGGAAGTGGGCGCGCGACGCGGAGGTGGTTCCTGATTTCATCTGAAAAAATTTGTTCTTCGTTTTATAGCTCTAAACTCTCTAAACTATATAGGTTCTTTCCCTAACACTTGGAATCGACTAAAGGTTCAAAATACATCAGATTCTACTAATAAATGGACCTAAAATCACATATTAGGATCAAACAAATCCTCAACAAAACAAGAATCAATTGGAACTTCAACAAACCCATCAAGAATTAAATTTCTaaacttttaataaattaaatttgctGAAAACAAATCATTATTTACGTGTCGGCAAATTGAGCCAATGCTATGTGATATCACATACCTTGTAGGGATCACCCCCCACGAAATCCACAAGTTAATCTCGGTGAAATAAACGAATCTTGAACATTCTTGCTTCCCCTTATCCTCTTGCTTTTTCCAAACCACTGTGAAATTcacttttctaaaactgactaaaatcaGATTTGACCCATATTAAACTCGTAAAATGGATTAAAATAATTAGGTATGGACAAGACTAAATTACCCTAAAAAAATTTTGGATTTGGACTTTCCTTAATCACAAAGTCCAACTTCCAAAGGTCATAATATACTCATCGAAACTCGGAATCGCGCAAACTGAGAAGTCTGTTGCAAATGCTTTTAACTTTGTCTTAAGACTTGAAGTTCAAGATGGGTAAAGAGTATagtttgaagttcatttcttcaaagaagtatatggggtCTAAGTATTCTCaaagagtttaaaatattttcacatttaaataagaacagAAATTGAGATTTCCAAGGAGCTTTTTGAGCttgttttcagaaaagagtaatcGCTTTCTTAAAGAAGCAAAAGAGGAAACTTtaatttccaagatagcctttaagctatgtttttgagaaactatctcaaatcaaagaaagaagtatgttttttaTACATAAGagttaatatcataaattttaggagtagtattgagcaccaatatgggtAAGAGTCAAGACAACTCACAATCCCCAGAAACATGTAgtcaccatgggtagaaaaggctTATACTTTTAGATGATTCTTGTAGTGATTTTAGCATAGAATGGAGGATCCACTTAGTATTTCAGGTTATATACTCATGGAACGGTATAGGAAGACCCTGACAGCGTGAggcaaaatgttgtatcatcacaatagttcttatgtgatggttgtaGGCTAGAGAAAATCCCCAaaagtatttgtatttttatatatagaattattgtatttttacataaatttcgGACTTATTTGTATATTTGCATACACAAAGAGTTGACGTcatgttttaaacaatttttttatattgcaattgttttaaactgctttatattTAATTGCGTTTagttatgttgaattgatttgaGCCAGGTAAGTTCTTCAACTCCTTTCAATATTATGTATTGTTTTAACATTCCCctcgcatacttgtacatttaAAGTACTGATGTCATTTTTCCTTTATCACAGGTAACTAAGATCGATATCCAGCGCGCTGTTGATTTAGTTGACCACCTCATAGTCttgtggtgagcctccttgctttccgGAGGATCCCTTTATTgcttttagtttttattattagttcattaggatgtcgtGGTCCTATCCCTACACCCATCTGAGTTGTTTATAGGCTTTATAAATAGACAGTATGATGTTAGTTCTTTAGTCTTTTTATTGTCACTATatgttgagacttgagtttgcctTAATGTCCAGTTGAATGTTCCTTTATGACATTTCAGTTTATTTCATAGATGTATCTTTGTTGAGTTAAGTCTTCTGCCGAGAAAGTAAGCAACACCAAGGATTCGCTTGGAGCCAACAATTGTTCTCGAGTGCCAGTCCCGCGCAGGGTGTAGGCCTAGGGTGTGACATCAACTTTCCAAGTGTGTGGGCTGAATAAGTAGTACTATTGCTCAGGAGACCTGATTTTTGGCTGACATACTGCTCTAGTAAAGAATTTAAGTATGATTGAACCGTTTAGAAAGTTGATTCAATGTTCTCTATATTGATGAACTGCGTAAACACTTGACTAGGGACTGATGTGCTTGCTTGAGACttacaagataaaataatacttttacATAAATTCATGACAATAACAAGGAAACGCTATACCAGAAAAGATATAAATTGTCAATTGAATAAACCTTGCTCGCTTAAAGAACTGGAGGTGGAACATGTAGAATAACTGCAGCAGTTCTTTTTTTCTCGTGATCACTTGGGACaagatattatttattaagttttgattaataaataatCTTCATCATCGATCTTTCTCAGTACTTTACTACTCAATTGGTCGACTAAAATATTCCAATGCTCAGTAATTATTGGTAAAGACTTCAAGTATGTATCAagttgtcttttttttaatactagTTTCTAAGGCACGTTTGTTCCATGTAGACTGATGTATAAATAGttgaaaaataagtacaaaattagtacataactcTCTAAGTTCTTATCTACTCCTTCCATGtcctatcaaaattcaagagtcttctTCATCTACTTTAACTATAGAATAAAAGTAATAACCTAATAATCTTGGTTGGGGTTTCATGaattaaagaagttgaatttatataaacaaaatataaggaatacaaaagatatcttaaagttttagtttaaatacttggaggttatgaatatgaaaaaatgagAGTTATTAATATTAAGAGCat
Proteins encoded:
- the LOC114074402 gene encoding uncharacterized protein LOC114074402, with protein sequence MVILKSRTLAYEKSDLNRSIQIIMTLQRTVRGRLYRRNVKSRKQGIPNAPEVKPQGELTDVEFREETRMLSQVLTNQFGKQRGYRQVVVDTKSIFEFLRMTPPSFIGSITMNDPENFIEELKMVFYVMHVANTESVMLAAYQLKSIDRSWFD